The Urocitellus parryii isolate mUroPar1 chromosome 6, mUroPar1.hap1, whole genome shotgun sequence genome includes a window with the following:
- the LOC144255386 gene encoding mesoderm-specific transcript homolog protein-like isoform X1, which translates to MREWWVQVGLLAVPLLAAYLHIPPPQLSPALHSWKTSGKFFTYKGLRIFYQDSVGVVGSPEIVVLLHGFPTSSYDWYKIWEGLTLRFHRLIALDFLGFGFSDKPRPHHYSIFEQASIVEALLRHLGLQNRRINLLSHDYGDIVAQELLYRYKQNRSGRLTIKSLCLSNGGIFPETHRPLLLQKLLKDGGVLSPILTRLMNFFVFSRGLTPVFGPYTRPSESELWDMWAGIRNNDGNLVIDSLLQYINQRKKFRRRWVGALASVTIPIHFIYGPLDPINPYPEFLELYRKTLPRSTVSILDDHISHYPQLEDPMGFLNAYMGFINSF; encoded by the coding sequence ATGAGGGAGTGGTGGGTCCAGGTGGGGCTACTGGCCGTGCCCCTGCTGGCCGCGTACCTGCACATCCCACCCCCTCAGCTCTCTCCTGCGCTGCACTCTTGGAAGACTTCTGGCAAGTTTTTCACCTACAAGGGACTGCGTATCTTCTACCAGGACTCTGTGGGTGTGGTTGGCAGTCCTGAGATAGTTGTGCTTTTACATGGCTTTCCAACTTCCAGCTATGACTGGTACAAGATTTGGGAAGGTCTGACCCTGAGGTTTCATCGATTGATTGCCCTTGACTTCTTAGGCTTTGGCTTCAGTGACAAACCGAGACCACACCACTATTCCATATTTGAGCAGGCCAGCATCGTGGAGGCGCTTTTGCGCCATCTAGGACTCCAGAACCGTAGGATCAACCTGTTGTCTCATGACTATGGAGACATTGTTGCTCAGGAGCTGCTGTATAGGTACAAGCAAAATCGATCTGGCCGGCTTACTATAAAGAGTCTCTGTCTTTCAAATGGAGGTATCTTTCCTGAGACTCACCGGCCTCTCCTTCTCCAAAAGCTACTTAAAGATGGAGGTGTGCTGTCACCCATCCTCACGAGGTTGATgaacttctttgtattttctcgAGGTCTTACTCCCGTCTTTGGACCATACACTCGACCCTCCGAGAGTGAGCTGTGGGATATGTGGGCAGGGATCCGAAACAATGACGGGAACTTGGTGATTGACAGTCTCTTACAGTACATTAATCAGAGGAAGAAGTTTAGAAGACGCTGGGTGGGAGCTCTTGCCTCTGTAACTATTCCCATTCATTTTATCTATGGGCCATTGGATCCTATAAATCCCTATCCAGAGTTTTTGGAACTGTACAGGAAAACGCTGCCGCGGTCCACAGTGTCGATTCTGGATGACCACATTAGCCACTACCCACAGCTAGAGGATCCCATGGGCTTCTTGAATGCATATATGGGCTTCATCAACTCCTTCTGA
- the LOC144255386 gene encoding mesoderm-specific transcript homolog protein-like isoform X2 yields the protein MREWWVQVGLLAVPLLAAYLHIPPPQLSPALHSWKTSGKFFTYKGLRIFYQDSVGVVGSPEIVVLLHGFPTSSYDWYKIWEGLTLRFHRLIALDFLGFGFSDKPRPHHYSIFEQASIVEALLRHLGLQNRRINLLSHDYGDIVAQELLYRYKQNRSGRLTIKSLCLSNGGIFPETHRPLLLQKLLKDGGVLSPILTRLMNFFVFSRGLTPYINQRKKFRRRWVGALASVTIPIHFIYGPLDPINPYPEFLELYRKTLPRSTVSILDDHISHYPQLEDPMGFLNAYMGFINSF from the exons ATGAGGGAGTGGTGGGTCCAGGTGGGGCTACTGGCCGTGCCCCTGCTGGCCGCGTACCTGCACATCCCACCCCCTCAGCTCTCTCCTGCGCTGCACTCTTGGAAGACTTCTGGCAAGTTTTTCACCTACAAGGGACTGCGTATCTTCTACCAGGACTCTGTGGGTGTGGTTGGCAGTCCTGAGATAGTTGTGCTTTTACATGGCTTTCCAACTTCCAGCTATGACTGGTACAAGATTTGGGAAGGTCTGACCCTGAGGTTTCATCGATTGATTGCCCTTGACTTCTTAGGCTTTGGCTTCAGTGACAAACCGAGACCACACCACTATTCCATATTTGAGCAGGCCAGCATCGTGGAGGCGCTTTTGCGCCATCTAGGACTCCAGAACCGTAGGATCAACCTGTTGTCTCATGACTATGGAGACATTGTTGCTCAGGAGCTGCTGTATAGGTACAAGCAAAATCGATCTGGCCGGCTTACTATAAAGAGTCTCTGTCTTTCAAATGGAGGTATCTTTCCTGAGACTCACCGGCCTCTCCTTCTCCAAAAGCTACTTAAAGATGGAGGTGTGCTGTCACCCATCCTCACGAGGTTGATgaacttctttgtattttctcgAGGTCTTACTCCC TACATTAATCAGAGGAAGAAGTTTAGAAGACGCTGGGTGGGAGCTCTTGCCTCTGTAACTATTCCCATTCATTTTATCTATGGGCCATTGGATCCTATAAATCCCTATCCAGAGTTTTTGGAACTGTACAGGAAAACGCTGCCGCGGTCCACAGTGTCGATTCTGGATGACCACATTAGCCACTACCCACAGCTAGAGGATCCCATGGGCTTCTTGAATGCATATATGGGCTTCATCAACTCCTTCTGA